The genomic stretch AGGCCCTCCTCCCGCTCCTGCGCGATGGGCTCCGCGGCACCGTCCACCTCGCCGCCGACGGCGAAACCAGCTGGTACGACTTCGCCCGCGCCATCTTCGAACTCCGCGGCATCGCGCCCGACTGCCAGCCGACCACCACCGCCGAATTCGGCGGTCCCGTCCGCCGGCCGCTCTACAGCGTCCTCGGCTCCGAACGGGTCCCCCGCCTGCGCCACTGGCGCCTCGGCCTCGAACGCTACCTCCGCGAAAAGCACGGCGGCCTGTCCTGAATTCGCCACCTTCCGTACCATCCACCACCATGCGGGCCACGCATGGCCCGGTCGGAGGCCCCATGCGCATCCTCGTCACCGGCGGCGCCGGGTACATCGGCAGCGTCCTCGTCCCGAAGCTCCTCGCCCGCGGCCACCAGGTCCGGGTCGTCGACCGCATGTTCTGGGGCCTCCCCCACTACGCCGATGAACCCGGCGTCGAACTCGTCAACGCCGATATCCGCCGCCTTCCCGAGGGCGTTTTCGACGGCATCGATGCCGTCGACCACCTCGCCGGCTTCTCCAACGACCCAACCGCCGAATTCAGCCCCGAAGCCAACTGGCAAATGAACGCCGCCGCCACCGATACCATCGCCCGCCAGTGCATCGCCGCCGGCGTCCGCCGCCTTGTCTTCGGCTCCTCCTGCTCCCTCTACGACGGCGCACCGGACGCCGAAACCCTCCTCGATGAAAACGCCCCCCTCGCCCCGCGCGGCGCCTACGCCACCTCCAAGCGCTACTCCGAACAGGCCCTCCTCGCCCACGCCGGTCCCGATTTCGAGCCCGTCATCCTCCGCCAGGCCACCGTCTTCGGCCTCAGCCCGCGCATGCGCTTCGACCTCGTCCTCAACACCTTCGTCAAAGATGCCCTCGTCCGCCAGCGCCTCATCCTCCACGGCGGCGGCCGCATGTGGCGCCCCCTCGTCTCCGTCCAGGACCTCGCCGACGCCCACATCGCCGTCCTCGAAGCCCCCTCCGAGCTCGTCGCCGGCGAAATCTTCAACGTCGTCGGCGATAACTACCAGATCCGCCAGCTCGCCGAAGTCGTCGCTGCCGCCCTCGTCCGCCTTGGTCAGCCCGTTGCCCTCGTCGATGGCCCCCTCCCCAACCTCGTCCGCAACTACCGCTGCTCCGGCGAAAAGCTGAAGCAGCGCCTCGGCATCCAGCTCCCGACCACCGCCGCCGACGCCGTCGCCGAGCTCATCGAAGCATTCCGCAACGTCCCCGTCGAGCAGCTCGGCCACCCGAAGTACTACAACATCGCCTGGATGCAGCTGCTCGAACAGGTCCGCCCCGCCTACCAGGCCTCCAACCGCATCTTCGAACCGTTCGAGGAGGAGTAAGCCCGTGGACATCCACGTCTCCACAACGCCGCTCGAAGGCGTTCTGGTCATCGATACCGACTACTTCCGCGATGAGCGCGGCTTCTTCATCGAGGTCTACCACGAGCAGCGCTTCCGCGAGCACGGCCTCCCCACGAACTTCGTCCAGGATAACCACTCCCGCTCCGGCAAAGCCGTCCTCCGCGGCTTCCACTACCAGGACATGACCGCCCCCATGGGCAAACTCGTCCGCTGCACCGCCGGCGCCATCCTCGATGTCGCCGTCGACCTCCGCGTCGGCTCCCCGACGTTCGGCAAATACTTCGCCATCGAACTGACCGCCGAGAACATGCGCCAGCTTTGGGTGCCCGAGGGCTTCGGCCACGCCTTCCAGGTCCTCACCGATGCCGCAGAGGTCCAGTACAAGTGCACCGGCCTCTACAGCCCTCCCTCCGAAGGCACCGTCGCCTGGAACGACCCCGACATCGGCGTCGACTGGCCCATCAAGAACCCCGTCCTCTCCCAGCGCGACCAGAACGGCATGAGCCTCCGCCAGTACCTCGAAAAGCCCGCCTTCCACTACCGCTCCGCCTGAGTCGCGCGCTCACGGCTTGACCCGGCCCAGCTGACGCCGGCGGTATCTTTCCCCCATGTCCCGCGCGCTTCGCCTCCTCCCCTTCCTCCTGCTCCTCGCCGCTATCGCTGCCTGCTCCGGCGAGAGCGCCCCGCCCGCCGATACCCCGGCCGCAGCGTCGCCCGCAGCGAAGGCCGAACCATCCCCCGCGCCGCCGTCGCCTGCACCCTCCCCCTCCCCGGCCGCCGGCTACCGCCCCCTCGGCACCAGCGCCGGCGTCGCCACCACCATCGCCGACCCCCGCTTCGACCCCGTCCCCGGCGCCCGCGCCAGCTACGGCATCCTCGGCCGCGCCGCCTACCGCATCGAAGTCCCCGAGAACTGGAACGGCGAACTCGTCCTCTTCGCCCACGGCTTCGCCGGCTTCGGCACCGAGGTCGCCGTCCAGAACCCGCCGCGCGCACTCCGCGAATTCCTCATCGCCAGCGGATTCGCCTGGGCGGCCAGCAGCTACAGCGAAAACGGCTACGTCCCCGGCATCGGCGCCGACGATACCCTCGCCCTCAAACGCCACTTCGAAGCCGAGTTCGGCCGCCCGGACCGCACCTACCTCGTCGGCGCCTCCATGGGCGGCAACGTCGTCGCCCTCGCCCTCGAACACCACGCCGGCGAATACGATGGCGCCCTCGCCCTCTGCGGCGCCCTCGGCGGCATCGAACAGATCGACTACTTCGTCTCCTGGGTCGCCCTCGCCGAATACCTCTCCGGCCTCACCTTCCCAATCGGCGAACCCGGCGCCGACCTCACCTCCATCTTCCTCACCCGGCTGCCCGCCCGCCTCGGCACGCCCCAGGCGCCCACCCAGGCCGGCCGCCAGTTCGCCTCCGCCATCAAGTACCTCACCGGCGGCCCCCGCCCATTCTTCGCCGAGGGGTTCGCCGAGCAGTACCTCGTCAACTTCGGCCTCGCCATGGTCGACCCCGGGCGCCGGCTCCTCGTCACCCGCGCCGCTACCAACCAGGACCACGTCTACGCCATCGACCCCGGCCTCGGCATCACCGCCGACCAGCTGAATGCCGGCGTCCGCCGCTTCGCCCCCGACCCCGCCGCCCGCAACGCCGACGCCCACCCCGACGCCGTCCCGACCACCGGGCGCATCACCGCGCCGCTCCTCACCCTCCACAACACCGGCGACCTTTTCGTCCCCATCTCCCTCGAGCAGTCCTACCTCCAGAAGGTCCGCGCCGCCGGCCGGCAGGACCTCCTCGTCCAGCGCGCCATCCGTGCCGGCGGCCATTGCCAGTTCTCGCAGCAGGAGCTCACCACCGCCTTCTCCGACCTCGTCCGCTGGGTCCGCGAGGGCGTCCGCCCCGCCGGCGACGACCTTTCCGGCGACCTCACCGATATCGGCCGCCAGTTCACCAGTCCGCTCCGCCCCGGCGACCCCGGCGGGGTCAACTGAGCGCTGCCAGCGCCTCCGCAATCGGCCCCGCCTCGCACCCGAACGCCGCCAGCCCCCGGTCCACCACGCGCCGCCGCCGGTCCACCGGCGCCAGCTCCGCCATCGCCAGCACCGATGCCCGCCACCGCTCCCGCGCCGGCCGCCCCGCCCCCGCCAGCCACGCCCGCTCCCACGCCGCGAAAAACCGGTCGAGCACGCCGCCCGGCTCCGCGTGGTGGATCAGCTCCTTCGGCAGGTACGGCTGAAACGCCCGCGGCCCCTCGCTGAAGAACCGCAGCCGCTGCCCGAACACCAGCCGAACCCTCCGCAAAGGCGGCTCCAGCCACCGACCCGGCGGGACCGGCTGCGCCGCCGTCCGCTCCCACATCCACCAGCACGCCAGCCGCCCGAACGGGTCGCTCGTCCCCTCAATGAGCAGCGCCCCCGGCGCCATTCGCAGTGCCAGCGTCTCCAGCGCCGCCCGGACCTCCCCCTCGTCGTACTGCCGCAGCACGTTGAATGCCCGCACCAGCCCGGCCAGCTCCCCCTCGGCCAGCGGCAGGTTGAACCCCCCGCGCACGAACCGGAGCCCCTCCCGCGCGAACGCCTGCGCCCGCTCCGCCCGTTCCCCGTCGATCTCCACCCCAACCACCTCCGCCCGCGGGTTCACCCGCCGCAGCCGCTCGAACAGCTCCACCGTCGTCACCGGCACATCGCCGAACCCGAGGTCAACGGCCGGCCCCCGCAGCGCCCGCAGCCGCTCCCCCTCCGCCACCAGCAGGTAGGTATCCGCCAGCCGCAGCCGGTTCGGCGCCGTCTTCCCCCGCGTCACCTGCCCCGCCGGTTTCGTGCCCATCGCCGAAATCCTCGCAAACCTCCCGGCCTGCCGCACCCGTGGACACGCTCCTCACCCGGTGCCAGAATCCTCGCACCCCTCACAGGAGGCCGCACCGTGACCTCGAACGCCCCGCAGTCCTTCGACAGCATCATCGTCGGCGCCGGATTTGCCGGCCTCTACCAGCTCATCCGCCTCCGTCGCGCCGGCTTCTCCGCCCGCGTCATCGAGGCCGGCGACAACGTCGGCGGCACCTGGTACTGGAACCGCTACCCCGGCGCCCGCTGCGACATCGAATCGCTCCAGTACCAGTACGCCTTCGACCCCGGACTCGCCAAAGAATGGCGCTGGACCGAGCGCTACGCCACCCAGCCCGAAATCCTCCGCTACATCGAATTCGTCGCCGACCGCTACGACCTCCGCCGCGATATCCAGTTCTCCACCCGAGTCACCGCCGCCCACTACGACGAAGCCGCCGCCCGCTGGACCGTCCACACCGACCGCGGCGACCTCTACTCCTGCCGCTACCTCGTCATGGCCACCGGCTGCCTCTCCGTGCCGAAGACGCCCGAAGTGCCCGGCATCGAAACCTTCGAAGGCGAGTCCTACCATACCGGCGCCTGGCCCCACGAAGGCGTCGACTTCACCGGCAAGCGCGTCGCCGTCATCGGCACCGGCTCATCAGCCATCCAGTCCATCCCCATCATCGCCCGCCAGGCCGCCCACCTCACCGTCTTCCAGCGGACGCCCAACTTCTCCGTACCCGCCCACAACTACTTCCTCGATGAAGAGCAGTGGCGCGCCGCCGCCGAGCGGATCGCCGAGCTCCGCGCCGAAGCCCGAACCACGTCCGCCGGCATCACCGGCCTCCCGCTCAACGATGTCTCCGCCCTCGCCGTCAGCGAAGAAGAGCGCCGCCGCGAATACGAACGCCGCTGGGCCATGGGCGGCTTCGCCATCGGCGGCGCCTTCAACGACATCGCCATCAACCCCGACGCCAACGA from Tepidiforma thermophila encodes the following:
- a CDS encoding NAD-dependent epimerase/dehydratase family protein — its product is MRILVTGGAGYIGSVLVPKLLARGHQVRVVDRMFWGLPHYADEPGVELVNADIRRLPEGVFDGIDAVDHLAGFSNDPTAEFSPEANWQMNAAATDTIARQCIAAGVRRLVFGSSCSLYDGAPDAETLLDENAPLAPRGAYATSKRYSEQALLAHAGPDFEPVILRQATVFGLSPRMRFDLVLNTFVKDALVRQRLILHGGGRMWRPLVSVQDLADAHIAVLEAPSELVAGEIFNVVGDNYQIRQLAEVVAAALVRLGQPVALVDGPLPNLVRNYRCSGEKLKQRLGIQLPTTAADAVAELIEAFRNVPVEQLGHPKYYNIAWMQLLEQVRPAYQASNRIFEPFEEE
- a CDS encoding alpha/beta hydrolase, producing MSRALRLLPFLLLLAAIAACSGESAPPADTPAAASPAAKAEPSPAPPSPAPSPSPAAGYRPLGTSAGVATTIADPRFDPVPGARASYGILGRAAYRIEVPENWNGELVLFAHGFAGFGTEVAVQNPPRALREFLIASGFAWAASSYSENGYVPGIGADDTLALKRHFEAEFGRPDRTYLVGASMGGNVVALALEHHAGEYDGALALCGALGGIEQIDYFVSWVALAEYLSGLTFPIGEPGADLTSIFLTRLPARLGTPQAPTQAGRQFASAIKYLTGGPRPFFAEGFAEQYLVNFGLAMVDPGRRLLVTRAATNQDHVYAIDPGLGITADQLNAGVRRFAPDPAARNADAHPDAVPTTGRITAPLLTLHNTGDLFVPISLEQSYLQKVRAAGRQDLLVQRAIRAGGHCQFSQQELTTAFSDLVRWVREGVRPAGDDLSGDLTDIGRQFTSPLRPGDPGGVN
- the rfbC gene encoding dTDP-4-dehydrorhamnose 3,5-epimerase, with the translated sequence MHVSTTPLEGVLVIDTDYFRDERGFFIEVYHEQRFREHGLPTNFVQDNHSRSGKAVLRGFHYQDMTAPMGKLVRCTAGAILDVAVDLRVGSPTFGKYFAIELTAENMRQLWVPEGFGHAFQVLTDAAEVQYKCTGLYSPPSEGTVAWNDPDIGVDWPIKNPVLSQRDQNGMSLRQYLEKPAFHYRSA
- a CDS encoding flavin-containing monooxygenase → MTSNAPQSFDSIIVGAGFAGLYQLIRLRRAGFSARVIEAGDNVGGTWYWNRYPGARCDIESLQYQYAFDPGLAKEWRWTERYATQPEILRYIEFVADRYDLRRDIQFSTRVTAAHYDEAAARWTVHTDRGDLYSCRYLVMATGCLSVPKTPEVPGIETFEGESYHTGAWPHEGVDFTGKRVAVIGTGSSAIQSIPIIARQAAHLTVFQRTPNFSVPAHNYFLDEEQWRAAAERIAELRAEARTTSAGITGLPLNDVSALAVSEEERRREYERRWAMGGFAIGGAFNDIAINPDANETAAEFVRQKIREIVQDPETAEALCPRDYPFGTKRLCVDIAYYETFNRPNVKLVSIRDNPIAAITPKGVRLENGDEYEFDAIVYATGFDAMTGALLRIDIRGRDGLTLREKWEHGPRTYLGIQVAGFPNMFTITGPGSPSVLSNMIVSIEQHVDWVTDCLEYLRERDLATIEASPAAEDAWVNHVNEVANLTLYPRANSWYIGANVPGKPRVFMPYVGGVGAYAQKCAEVAANGYEGFILQPEPAALSR
- a CDS encoding class I SAM-dependent methyltransferase codes for the protein MGTKPAGQVTRGKTAPNRLRLADTYLLVAEGERLRALRGPAVDLGFGDVPVTTVELFERLRRVNPRAEVVGVEIDGERAERAQAFAREGLRFVRGGFNLPLAEGELAGLVRAFNVLRQYDEGEVRAALETLALRMAPGALLIEGTSDPFGRLACWWMWERTAAQPVPPGRWLEPPLRRVRLVFGQRLRFFSEGPRAFQPYLPKELIHHAEPGGVLDRFFAAWERAWLAGAGRPARERWRASVLAMAELAPVDRRRRVVDRGLAAFGCEAGPIAEALAALS